From the genome of bacterium, one region includes:
- a CDS encoding slipin family protein, with the protein MGITILVIAIIIILLMAIRILREYERGVIFRLGRVVGSKGPGLIILIPFIDRMVRVSLRTVVLDVPPQDIITKDNVSIQVNAVVYFRVLDPVKSVIEVENYLYATSQLAQTTLRSVLGEVELDDLLSNRETINQKLQQIIDHATDPWGIKVSMVEVKHVDLPEEMRRAMAAQAEAERERRAKVIAALGELQAAEKLSQAAEILSKYPAALQLRYLQTLTLIASENNSTTIFPIPIELFSPFKKS; encoded by the coding sequence ATGGGTATTACGATTTTGGTTATCGCCATAATAATAATCCTTTTAATGGCGATACGGATATTGCGCGAATACGAGAGGGGGGTTATTTTCCGTCTCGGAAGGGTCGTAGGCTCGAAAGGTCCTGGTCTTATTATTCTTATACCGTTTATCGACCGCATGGTAAGAGTAAGTCTTAGGACTGTTGTGCTCGATGTTCCGCCGCAGGATATTATAACCAAGGATAATGTTTCCATTCAGGTTAATGCGGTGGTTTACTTCCGCGTTCTCGACCCGGTTAAATCAGTTATAGAGGTTGAGAATTATCTTTACGCGACCAGCCAGCTTGCGCAAACCACACTCCGTTCAGTTTTAGGTGAGGTGGAACTCGATGACCTTTTGTCCAACCGCGAAACTATAAACCAGAAACTTCAGCAAATCATTGACCACGCTACGGACCCGTGGGGTATAAAGGTTTCGATGGTCGAGGTAAAACATGTTGACCTTCCCGAGGAGATGCGCCGCGCGATGGCAGCCCAGGCAGAAGCAGAACGTGAAAGAAGAGCGAAAGTTATAGCTGCACTCGGTGAGCTTCAGGCGGCTGAAAAACTTTCGCAGGCTGCCGAAATACTTTCCAAATACCCGGCGGCACTGCAATTGCGATACCTTCAAACTCTTACTTTAATAGCATCCGAAAATAATTCGACGACTATATTCCCTATTCCTATAGAACTTTTCTCACCGTTCAAAAAAAGCTGA